One stretch of Candidatus Eremiobacteraceae bacterium DNA includes these proteins:
- a CDS encoding metal ABC transporter ATP-binding protein, whose amino-acid sequence MTEHDVDHHDHTHVSPSELASPADHSHSIAPTAPHLHPHEGHTRGTSAVIAEALRARGAAEPAVDFEGVCAGYFGRDVLDEVTFEVERGEFVGIIGPNGSGKSTLLKAIAGIHPIECGAAWVLGAEPSDVDKRRIGYVPQAESVNWSFPVTVSDVVLMGRYGRLGLFHRPSTSDLELVDQALAEVGMSQWRDSQIGQLSGGQQQRTFVARALVQQPDLLLLDEPIAGVDAASQHAIFTLLEKRNRAGTTIIASTHDLSCVATWFGKVLCLNHHVIAFGPPDVVLTRDTLAATFGSHPLLIGGDGEARL is encoded by the coding sequence ATGACCGAACACGACGTCGATCACCACGACCACACGCACGTGTCGCCCAGCGAGCTAGCATCGCCCGCCGACCATAGCCATTCGATAGCGCCGACGGCGCCGCATCTCCACCCGCACGAGGGGCACACGCGCGGTACGAGCGCGGTCATCGCCGAAGCGCTGCGCGCGCGGGGCGCGGCTGAACCGGCCGTCGACTTCGAAGGTGTATGCGCCGGCTATTTCGGCCGCGATGTCCTCGACGAGGTCACGTTCGAAGTCGAACGCGGCGAATTCGTCGGCATAATCGGGCCGAACGGCTCGGGCAAGTCGACACTCCTCAAGGCGATCGCCGGCATCCATCCTATCGAGTGCGGCGCCGCATGGGTGCTCGGGGCCGAGCCGAGCGACGTCGATAAACGGCGCATCGGCTACGTGCCGCAAGCCGAATCCGTGAATTGGTCGTTCCCGGTCACCGTCAGCGACGTCGTCCTCATGGGTCGCTATGGGCGCCTCGGCCTTTTCCACCGTCCGTCAACCTCCGACTTGGAATTGGTCGATCAGGCGCTGGCGGAGGTCGGCATGTCGCAGTGGCGCGACTCGCAGATAGGTCAGCTGTCGGGCGGTCAGCAGCAGCGGACGTTCGTCGCCCGCGCCCTCGTGCAACAGCCGGATCTCCTTTTGCTCGACGAGCCGATCGCGGGCGTCGACGCGGCAAGCCAGCACGCGATCTTCACGCTGCTCGAAAAGCGCAACCGCGCCGGCACGACGATCATCGCCTCGACCCACGACTTATCGTGCGTCGCGACGTGGTTCGGCAAGGTGCTCTGCCTGAACCACCACGTCATCGCATTCGGGCCGCCGGACGTCGTGCTCACACGCGACACGCTTGCGGCGACGTTCGGCAGCCATCCGTTGTTGATCGGCGGCGACGGAGAGGCGCGCCTGTGA
- a CDS encoding transcriptional repressor — protein MTKDQARRDVRAALSGGSFRVTKQRLAIVEELAAVERYATAKDLHQRLSRKRSGIGLATIYRTLETLEAIGAASVRTQGRGESAYLFCSPEHHHHAVCTKCGKVEDVPCRSIGRIERDLTQALRFKTTQHRFEFFGLCDRCS, from the coding sequence ATGACGAAGGATCAGGCCCGGCGCGACGTGCGCGCCGCGCTTTCGGGCGGCTCGTTCCGCGTCACCAAGCAGCGGCTGGCGATCGTCGAAGAGCTGGCCGCCGTCGAACGGTACGCGACCGCAAAAGACCTTCATCAACGGCTGTCGCGAAAGCGCAGCGGCATCGGACTCGCGACGATCTATCGGACGCTCGAGACGCTCGAGGCTATCGGCGCGGCGTCGGTCCGCACCCAGGGCCGCGGCGAAAGCGCATATCTTTTCTGCTCGCCCGAACATCATCACCATGCGGTGTGCACGAAGTGCGGCAAGGTCGAGGACGTGCCATGCCGGTCGATAGGCCGCATCGAGCGCGACCTCACGCAAGCGCTCCGCTTCAAGACGACTCAGCACCGCTTCGAATTCTTCGGTCTGTGCGACCGTTGTTCGTGA
- a CDS encoding FliH/SctL family protein produces MTADGFAPFVPRVVIARRLVQETPPELDTDAVEEEVLPELHQIDLEKPAEVRDDEANCRDEARTAASVRERATKIAGEACARALREAIARNPLFVARFVDDAMEVAGQGSGTTVRLSPVDAAACRDRVAASVAADETLASGDVVVETAHGIVSATVDQRARLLARAVADSS; encoded by the coding sequence GTGACAGCCGACGGCTTTGCGCCGTTCGTGCCGCGCGTGGTGATAGCACGGCGGCTAGTGCAAGAGACACCGCCAGAACTCGACACGGACGCCGTGGAAGAAGAAGTTCTGCCAGAACTGCACCAGATCGATCTCGAGAAGCCCGCCGAAGTTCGCGACGACGAAGCGAATTGTCGCGACGAGGCGCGAACCGCTGCGTCGGTGCGCGAACGTGCTACCAAGATCGCCGGCGAGGCCTGTGCGCGGGCGCTCCGCGAGGCGATCGCAAGGAATCCGCTATTCGTCGCTCGTTTCGTCGACGACGCGATGGAAGTCGCCGGTCAAGGATCGGGCACGACGGTCCGGCTCTCGCCGGTCGATGCGGCTGCATGCCGCGATCGCGTCGCCGCGAGCGTCGCCGCGGACGAGACTCTCGCGTCCGGCGACGTCGTCGTGGAGACCGCGCATGGAATCGTCAGCGCGACCGTCGACCAACGCGCGCGGCTCCTCGCCCGCGCCGTCGCCGACTCGTCATGA
- a CDS encoding lytic transglycosylase domain-containing protein has protein sequence MDISPASSIGLDAFSDSDPLANAGAFAGEVGSTQTFEDAIEPSTSNTRVAGPGDRLLEEAQTGVAGLERRFTAFTHLLRRELSTLESRCSVALRSLFGASPIQAQPASNATSESDQTSGAAPPSRFAGIIDASARRNRLDPALLDAVIRQESGFRADVVSGAGAVGLMQLMPGTARELGVSDPFDPAQNVEGGAKYLRSLLDRYDGRLDLALAAYNAGPGAVDHFGGVPPYRETQEYVSSIMAGYRSAVLRAG, from the coding sequence ATGGATATATCTCCGGCTTCGTCGATCGGCCTTGACGCTTTTTCCGACTCGGATCCGCTTGCCAACGCCGGTGCGTTCGCAGGCGAGGTCGGATCGACCCAGACCTTTGAGGACGCGATCGAACCGTCGACTTCGAACACGCGAGTCGCCGGACCGGGGGATCGATTGCTCGAGGAAGCCCAAACCGGCGTGGCCGGACTCGAGCGCCGCTTCACGGCGTTCACCCACCTGCTGCGCCGAGAATTGTCGACGCTCGAGAGCCGATGTTCCGTCGCGTTGCGCTCGCTGTTCGGGGCTTCGCCGATCCAAGCGCAGCCGGCTTCAAACGCCACGAGCGAGTCGGATCAGACTTCAGGCGCTGCGCCGCCCAGCCGCTTCGCGGGAATCATCGATGCCTCGGCGCGTCGTAACCGCCTCGACCCGGCGTTGCTCGACGCGGTCATCCGCCAAGAATCAGGCTTTCGCGCCGACGTCGTCTCGGGTGCCGGTGCGGTCGGCCTCATGCAATTGATGCCCGGCACCGCGCGCGAGCTCGGCGTCTCAGATCCATTCGACCCGGCGCAGAACGTCGAGGGCGGCGCCAAATACCTGCGCTCGCTTCTCGACCGCTACGATGGCCGGCTCGATCTCGCGCTCGCCGCGTACAATGCCGGGCCGGGGGCCGTCGATCACTTCGGCGGAGTGCCCCCGTATCGAGAGACGCAAGAGTACGTCAGCAGCATCATGGCGGGTTACAGGTCAGCGGTGCTGCGCGCCGGGTAA
- a CDS encoding metal ABC transporter permease — protein MIHWLADPLQNAFMVRALVASTFIGLTCSVIGVFVVLRNLSFIGDGLAHASFAGIVIAYMMKANLYVGGLVVAVLTALGIGSIAKRSELSLDTTIGVLFTAAFALGVLLMSRARSYSSDLQDFLFGNILGVDRLDIILVVSLAALVLAIVMLLYKELLFSSFDPVMAQASGLPTDFLYYLLLVLLAVTIIVSLQAAGIVLVAALLVTPAATAYQLTTRFGTMMVVSAVVGVVSSIGGLYLSYYLDAASGATIVLTATACFFLAMIFSPRRRSLLSAVLASRRATVRAR, from the coding sequence GTGATCCATTGGCTCGCCGATCCGCTGCAAAACGCGTTCATGGTGCGCGCGCTCGTCGCGTCGACGTTCATCGGGCTGACGTGTTCCGTCATCGGCGTCTTCGTCGTGCTACGCAACCTGTCGTTCATCGGCGATGGTCTGGCGCACGCGTCCTTCGCCGGCATCGTCATCGCGTACATGATGAAGGCGAACCTCTACGTCGGCGGTCTCGTCGTCGCGGTGCTCACCGCTCTCGGCATCGGTTCGATCGCCAAGCGTTCGGAGCTTTCGCTCGACACGACGATCGGCGTCCTGTTCACGGCGGCGTTCGCGCTCGGCGTCCTGCTGATGTCGCGCGCGCGCAGCTACTCGTCGGACCTGCAAGACTTCCTGTTCGGCAACATCCTCGGCGTCGACCGCCTCGACATCATCCTGGTGGTCTCGCTCGCCGCGCTCGTCCTCGCTATCGTCATGCTGCTCTACAAGGAGCTGCTCTTCTCGTCGTTCGATCCGGTCATGGCGCAAGCGAGCGGACTGCCGACCGATTTCCTCTACTACCTGCTGCTCGTCTTGTTGGCGGTGACGATCATCGTCTCGCTTCAGGCGGCCGGCATCGTGCTCGTCGCGGCGCTTCTCGTCACGCCCGCGGCGACGGCATATCAGCTGACGACACGCTTCGGCACGATGATGGTGGTCTCAGCCGTGGTCGGCGTCGTCTCGTCGATCGGCGGACTGTACTTGTCGTACTATCTCGACGCCGCGTCCGGAGCGACGATCGTCCTCACCGCGACCGCGTGTTTTTTCCTGGCGATGATATTCTCACCTCGCCGGCGTTCGCTGCTCTCGGCCGTGCTCGCGTCGCGGCGCGCGACGGTGCGCGCGCGATGA
- a CDS encoding EscN/YscN/HrcN family type III secretion system ATPase has protein sequence MIAEEPLPLSHTSADGWIRHGTVAAVSRRKMRAVMPGLAIGACVQVERRGRPDIVAEVVDLDGTCATCVPLGDSTGVVTGARASSSGARIGSFVGSTLLGRDTDAWGRADGVRDARVICADDPCGTFDRVAINRALYTGVAAIDAFATLGYGQRIALFAGAGVGKTSLLRSIVQSAAVDARVIALVGERGREAAELIESLRADPRRSTTTVVCATADAPALERLAAIRTATLHARALAWEGRDVLLVVDSLTRAATAWREHALEAGESPAHRGHPPSLASVLASLVERAGAWKGGSVTGIYSVLVDGDDVREPVTDSVRGLLDGHIVLSRRLAEAGSFPAIDVLRSLSRLMPSVASDTHLAAATTVRAALATLERSEDLFAIGAYEPGGDAALDAAVAVRGEIAALLHGEAAMAEPLPVRTLEALASIAGRLSAASTPAVEQRRAGARGAAKRRVVRR, from the coding sequence ATGATCGCTGAGGAACCGCTGCCGCTTTCGCACACGTCTGCGGACGGATGGATCCGCCATGGCACGGTGGCAGCAGTATCGCGCCGCAAGATGCGCGCCGTCATGCCGGGCCTTGCGATAGGTGCGTGCGTCCAAGTCGAGCGCCGCGGACGGCCGGATATCGTCGCCGAAGTGGTCGACCTCGACGGAACGTGCGCCACGTGCGTGCCGCTCGGAGATTCGACCGGCGTGGTCACGGGAGCTCGCGCGAGTTCGAGCGGCGCTCGCATCGGTTCGTTCGTGGGCAGCACGCTGCTCGGCCGCGATACGGATGCCTGGGGGCGTGCGGACGGTGTCCGCGACGCGCGTGTCATCTGCGCTGACGATCCATGTGGCACTTTTGATCGAGTCGCGATCAACCGTGCGTTGTACACCGGCGTCGCTGCGATCGATGCGTTCGCTACGCTCGGGTACGGCCAGCGGATCGCCCTGTTCGCCGGCGCCGGCGTCGGCAAGACGTCGCTCTTGCGGAGTATCGTGCAAAGCGCCGCAGTCGATGCACGGGTCATCGCGCTCGTCGGCGAGCGCGGTCGCGAAGCCGCAGAGCTCATCGAATCGCTGCGAGCGGACCCGCGACGGTCGACGACGACGGTCGTCTGCGCGACCGCCGACGCACCCGCACTCGAGCGGCTCGCGGCGATCCGTACCGCGACGCTCCACGCTCGGGCGCTGGCGTGGGAAGGCCGCGACGTGTTGCTCGTCGTCGATTCACTCACGCGCGCTGCGACGGCATGGCGCGAGCACGCGCTCGAGGCGGGCGAATCGCCCGCGCATCGTGGCCACCCGCCATCGCTCGCATCTGTCCTCGCTTCGCTCGTCGAACGCGCCGGCGCCTGGAAGGGCGGCAGCGTCACGGGCATCTATTCGGTGTTGGTCGACGGCGACGACGTGCGCGAACCCGTCACGGACTCCGTCCGCGGACTGCTCGACGGTCATATCGTCTTGTCGAGACGGCTGGCCGAAGCCGGCAGTTTTCCGGCTATCGACGTTCTCCGCAGCCTGAGCCGCTTGATGCCTAGCGTGGCGTCCGACACGCATCTCGCGGCCGCGACGACGGTTCGAGCTGCCCTCGCGACCCTCGAACGGTCTGAGGACTTGTTCGCGATCGGCGCTTACGAACCCGGAGGCGATGCGGCGCTCGATGCTGCGGTCGCGGTGCGCGGTGAGATCGCAGCGCTTCTCCACGGCGAGGCGGCGATGGCCGAGCCTTTACCGGTGCGGACCCTCGAAGCGCTCGCATCGATCGCCGGTCGCCTGAGTGCCGCGTCAACGCCGGCCGTCGAGCAGCGGCGAGCGGGAGCGAGGGGTGCCGCCAAGCGACGAGTCGTCAGACGCTAG
- a CDS encoding metal ABC transporter substrate-binding protein encodes MILDNKRASLAATSVAIALACVVAAACTGRSDSGTAHPQVAPAPRLRVACTITTLCSLVASVGGDRIDLHGIVPAGASPETFEPRPDDMVALSGASVLFENGLGLEAWLARLIDAAGGAGLRIVTLSDSVPATDIASGNPHLWMDPVYAADYVAMIARTLESADPQNASVYELNASIETARLVSLDGWIRFHINTIPREHRAMICFHDAWLYFDRRYGIRDVGAIEPLPGQEPAPGSFARLIALAKSNHVRAVFGEPQYSPKLADALASGANIALVTDLYDDTLGTGGVAADYDSMMRHDVETIVDALRR; translated from the coding sequence ATGATTCTCGATAACAAAAGGGCGTCGCTCGCCGCAACCTCAGTCGCGATCGCTCTCGCGTGCGTCGTCGCCGCGGCATGCACTGGCCGCTCGGACTCCGGCACCGCGCACCCGCAAGTGGCTCCCGCGCCACGCCTGCGTGTCGCTTGCACGATCACGACATTATGCTCGCTCGTCGCTTCGGTCGGCGGCGATCGCATCGACCTCCACGGCATCGTGCCCGCCGGTGCCTCTCCGGAGACGTTCGAACCGCGACCCGACGACATGGTCGCGCTTTCCGGCGCGAGCGTGCTCTTCGAAAACGGCCTTGGACTCGAGGCGTGGCTCGCGCGGCTCATCGACGCCGCCGGCGGGGCCGGCTTGCGTATCGTGACGTTGTCGGACTCGGTACCGGCGACGGATATTGCGTCGGGCAATCCACATCTATGGATGGACCCGGTGTACGCCGCCGATTACGTCGCGATGATCGCGCGCACGTTGGAATCCGCCGATCCGCAGAACGCCTCCGTCTACGAGCTGAACGCGAGCATCGAGACGGCGCGGCTCGTCTCGCTCGACGGCTGGATACGGTTCCATATCAACACGATCCCGCGCGAGCATCGGGCGATGATCTGCTTCCACGACGCGTGGCTCTACTTCGACCGGCGCTACGGTATCAGGGACGTCGGCGCGATCGAGCCGCTGCCCGGTCAAGAACCGGCACCGGGGTCGTTCGCGCGGCTGATCGCGCTCGCGAAGTCGAACCACGTGCGCGCCGTCTTCGGCGAACCGCAATATTCGCCGAAGCTCGCGGATGCGCTCGCCTCGGGCGCGAACATCGCTCTCGTCACCGACCTTTACGACGACACGCTCGGGACCGGCGGCGTCGCGGCCGACTACGATTCCATGATGCGCCACGACGTCGAGACGATCGTCGACGCTTTGCGCAGATGA
- a CDS encoding flagellar M-ring protein FliF C-terminal domain-containing protein, which yields MLAEIHPRLPTLIERSGAWVGRRRAGVAGTIAASAVVAAIALCIGRFQGDVPLFDEALRPSQTSDVESALTLWGETFRADAQGTQIFVAASRRRDVLLRLTLAGLPRRYVPTSADVLGDQSNALTPQSILDDRRRSGIEGDLVAGLRRIAGIADAAVVLPPAQPDPLADPDRTEPPSAAVQLIMQPGATLTAEAVAGIRRFIAAAYPGLSPDHVSVIDASGAAIGSPPSPDAALTKQHRVQGSVQSALDAVFGAGVAVVRVSVAAAGSEQQTQSTKVVPHGALSADVAHERGTESGKSFDRERTTRRFAYDTLSERRVMAADAPVRMSVAVFLNSSRVASTSVSEVTALVRAAAGADLATGDEVVVQTLAFASPAPSAVPSTTEDPDARAGIARAAVACALALFGFATLPLTRARGLASEKAPQAKTPVSFSAIDTHAERSRSILASIAGESPQAAAYVLAVESHDVREGVLRRCAPERRDAIVAYLDLRSSAEVIRP from the coding sequence GTGCTCGCGGAGATCCACCCCCGGCTGCCGACGCTCATCGAGCGATCGGGGGCGTGGGTGGGCAGACGTCGCGCCGGAGTCGCCGGCACGATCGCAGCAAGCGCCGTCGTCGCCGCCATAGCGCTATGCATCGGGCGCTTCCAGGGCGACGTGCCGCTGTTCGATGAGGCGTTGCGCCCATCGCAGACGAGCGACGTCGAAAGCGCGTTGACGCTTTGGGGGGAGACGTTTCGCGCCGATGCGCAGGGCACGCAGATTTTCGTCGCCGCTTCACGACGGCGCGATGTGCTCTTGCGGCTTACTCTAGCCGGTCTGCCGCGGCGCTACGTGCCGACCTCAGCCGACGTGCTCGGCGATCAGTCGAACGCGCTCACACCGCAGTCGATCCTCGACGACAGGCGCCGCTCCGGCATCGAAGGCGATCTCGTCGCCGGATTGCGCCGTATCGCAGGCATCGCCGACGCAGCCGTCGTGCTGCCGCCAGCGCAGCCCGATCCCCTCGCAGACCCCGATCGAACGGAACCGCCGAGCGCCGCAGTGCAGCTCATCATGCAGCCGGGGGCGACGCTCACCGCGGAAGCGGTGGCGGGCATCCGCCGCTTCATCGCCGCGGCGTACCCGGGGTTGTCGCCGGATCACGTCTCCGTCATCGACGCATCCGGTGCGGCGATCGGATCACCGCCGTCGCCGGATGCTGCGTTGACGAAGCAGCATCGCGTGCAAGGGTCGGTGCAATCGGCGCTCGACGCGGTCTTCGGAGCCGGCGTCGCCGTCGTGCGGGTGAGCGTCGCCGCGGCAGGCTCGGAGCAGCAGACGCAGAGCACGAAGGTCGTGCCGCACGGCGCCTTGAGCGCGGATGTCGCGCACGAGCGCGGCACGGAGTCGGGCAAGTCGTTCGACCGCGAGCGCACGACTCGTCGCTTCGCATACGATACGCTTTCGGAGCGCCGCGTCATGGCCGCTGACGCGCCGGTGCGAATGTCCGTGGCCGTCTTCCTCAACTCGTCGCGCGTCGCGTCGACGTCGGTATCGGAAGTCACCGCGCTCGTGCGGGCAGCCGCCGGTGCGGATCTCGCGACAGGCGACGAGGTCGTCGTCCAAACGCTCGCCTTCGCGTCGCCCGCTCCTTCGGCGGTGCCGTCGACAACGGAGGATCCGGACGCCCGCGCCGGCATCGCACGCGCGGCGGTCGCGTGCGCGCTCGCATTGTTCGGCTTTGCGACGCTGCCGCTCACGCGCGCCCGCGGGCTTGCTTCGGAAAAGGCGCCTCAAGCGAAGACGCCGGTCTCTTTTTCCGCGATCGACACGCATGCCGAGCGCTCCCGATCGATTCTCGCGTCGATCGCGGGCGAATCGCCGCAGGCTGCCGCATACGTGCTCGCCGTCGAGTCGCACGACGTGCGCGAAGGCGTTCTGCGTCGCTGTGCGCCGGAGCGACGCGATGCGATCGTCGCCTATCTCGACCTTCGCTCGTCAGCCGAGGTAATACGACCGTGA